A portion of the Polaribacter cellanae genome contains these proteins:
- a CDS encoding DUF6702 family protein, whose product MNLKKTLLVLVLIPLLSFSAHKYYLSLTQIKYKSEAKSLQIIINVFMDDIETALNKDYNIDLRLTSKKELKNNDVYFEKYLKEKLKFKVDDKLQEFNYIGKEYEGDLVLFYLEIENIEKVSKIEISNKILINHFPEQQNLIKSKVGNKHKSVLLSKEKTQATLTY is encoded by the coding sequence ATGAATTTAAAAAAAACACTTTTAGTTTTAGTATTAATACCACTGCTCTCCTTCTCTGCTCACAAATATTATTTGAGTTTAACGCAGATAAAGTATAAAAGTGAAGCAAAATCGTTACAAATAATTATTAATGTTTTTATGGACGATATAGAAACTGCGCTTAATAAAGATTATAATATCGATTTGAGACTTACTTCTAAAAAAGAACTAAAAAATAACGATGTTTATTTCGAAAAATACTTAAAAGAAAAACTGAAGTTTAAAGTCGATGATAAACTTCAAGAATTTAATTACATCGGAAAAGAATACGAAGGCGATTTGGTACTTTTTTATTTAGAAATAGAAAACATCGAGAAAGTTTCTAAAATTGAAATTTCTAATAAAATATTAATCAACCATTTTCCAGAACAACAAAACCTAATAAAATCTAAAGTTGGTAATAAGCATAAAAGTGTATTATTATCAAAAGAAAAAACACAAGCAACTTTAACCTACTAA
- a CDS encoding carboxypeptidase-like regulatory domain-containing protein has product MLKKILFTFLFCLFTIISFSQERRFIVNGKVTDSLSTVRNANIINLKTNQGTFSSDDGEFRIFVREGDSLRVSSVQHVTKVVIVNKENINQKKINIRVKFKTIVLDEFELKRNNLSGRLGIDTKSVPTNKKDSLLREVMDFSDINFKASFPVDEIERMKPPQNNTDPTAAFAGAGIGASIPFKYSERLWALRRELAIKKEFPYKIMSELGEKFFFEKLKIPVENYFHFLEYCNPLGVEKLYKEGKTLDIIKMFQKESKTYLKIINKE; this is encoded by the coding sequence GAAAGAAGATTTATTGTAAATGGTAAAGTTACAGACTCTTTAAGTACAGTTAGAAACGCAAACATTATCAACTTAAAAACCAACCAAGGTACATTTTCTTCGGACGATGGAGAGTTTAGGATTTTTGTAAGAGAAGGCGATTCTTTAAGAGTTTCTTCTGTACAACATGTTACAAAAGTGGTAATTGTTAACAAAGAAAATATCAATCAAAAAAAAATTAATATTCGAGTAAAATTTAAAACAATTGTTTTAGATGAGTTCGAATTGAAAAGAAATAATTTATCTGGCAGGTTGGGTATCGATACTAAAAGTGTTCCTACAAATAAAAAAGATTCTCTTTTAAGAGAAGTAATGGATTTTTCTGATATTAATTTTAAGGCAAGTTTTCCAGTAGACGAAATCGAAAGAATGAAACCTCCCCAAAATAATACAGATCCTACAGCCGCTTTTGCAGGAGCAGGTATAGGTGCTTCTATTCCTTTTAAATATTCGGAAAGACTTTGGGCGTTAAGAAGAGAATTGGCTATTAAAAAAGAATTTCCTTATAAAATAATGTCGGAATTAGGAGAAAAATTCTTTTTCGAAAAATTAAAAATCCCTGTAGAAAACTATTTTCATTTTTTGGAATACTGCAACCCTTTAGGTGTAGAAAAGCTGTATAAAGAAGGAAAAACATTAGACATTATTAAAATGTTTCAAAAAGAAAGTAAAACGTATTTAAAAATAATAAACAAAGAGTAA